The nucleotide sequence tatatattatattaatttgaatcGGTTGTATAGATCagaggccacatttggagtattgtgttcagtcttgaacTCCTAACCTttggaaagacattgaattgttggaaaaggtacACAGTTGTTATTATGATACGTGGAATAGAAAAGTGGTTGAATTAAGAAAAGTTTCCTGTTTTCTGTTGAGAACAGTCAGAAGGGATCTGATTGATTGGCAGTGTTGATGCATTATCTTGTTATTCCATTTCGtagacacaaatatacatttcgACAAGATAGGAGTCACCTTCACCTATTACTGCTTTAGTTTTGTAATAGGGAGGTTGAACAAGTTGCCTTCAAAGGTTGTAGATGCAGTGAGTTATGGGAAAGGTTGATAACTGTTTCAATAATAGAAACTGATTTTgagttgttcttttttattttagtcCAATGGATAGAAAAACCAAAATGTTCGTTGTTGTCCTTTAATTACACATAAcatgttgtgattttttttattctcgtGAAAGCTGTAGTAATAAAGCTGATGTTTTAAAGGGCCTGCCCAGAAgtgttttaaatagatttttatttatttacctaaaaaaagaaaaattgataaaaacacttttgttggcaaattattattttgtttttcgttttagGATTAAGAGACAGAGTATGAGAGAAAACAAACCTTTACCTGGTGGTGGAAAACCCAAGCCTCCAACAAAACCTAAGCCTGCCTTACCACAGTGTAGGACTCTATATGCTTATGATGCACAAGATACCGATGAACTGTCTTTTGAGGCTGGAGTTTTGATAGGTATTGTAAAACAAGGTGAGGTTACAGTGAATAAATTACCACTAGAGGTAATATGGTAATTTGAATACTGTTTATCCAAGTGAAGAAGTCTTTGAGGTAATAATGTAGACAACTGTTTTAATGATATAGAGGAGCATTAATTTTGTCTTAACTTGCAAGTGATAAGTCAGTTGGAGGTTATCTTCTAgtttatttcaagaaataaatgttctctgctttaaaatgtttattattaataaccatATGATTACCTTGTTCTTAtagtaactaatatttaataaattaattagttcCACCATTTCTGTTTTCTAAATTCCAGACAAAAGGTTTAATCTTTCGAAAGCATAGCTTTTCCAAATCATAGATATAgtgaatacattttattactagctttgtttttgtatgtttagttacagaTGTGTGTCAAACTGTAACTTCAGTTCTTAGTAATAAGAGGCTTGCTTCACCACTGTAAAATAACTATAGTGTCATTTCCAAATTCTATCATATTTTCAAAGCTTAATTCAACtttctaaacacatttttaagatgtttaatcagaatatttttattcagttgcTGAACCAG is from Tachypleus tridentatus isolate NWPU-2018 chromosome 2, ASM421037v1, whole genome shotgun sequence and encodes:
- the LOC143237824 gene encoding unconventional myosin-Ie-like, translating into MRENKPLPGGGKPKPPTKPKPALPQCRTLYAYDAQDTDELSFEAGVLIGIVKQDPSGWWLGKLKGKEGLFPGNYVEVL